TTTAAGAATTTTTATACAAAGTATTCACCACTACCTGTGGTTAGCATTTCGATTCCTCTTGAAAATACTCCCGGTGTTTTTATCGATAATAAAGTTGGAATGAGAAAACTTCTTAACCACCTTATTGTTGATCACAACATTAAAAGGATCGCCTATTTAAAAGGCCCTGAGAGCAATAGTGAAGCAAATGGACGTTTTGATGTTTATAAAGCGATTCTTAGAGAACACCATATTGAGTATGACAAAAGTCTTGTATATACCGGAGATTTTACCAAATATTCGGGTGTGGATGCGATTAGTGAGCTTATAGATAAAAGAAAAGTACAATTCGATGCCATTGCCGCTGGTAATGATGAAATGGCATTGAGTGCTATTGATGAGTTAAAAAGAAGGGGTATAGATGTTCCCGGTGATATAGCGGTTGTGGGTTTTGATGATGTGGAAAGTGCCAGATTCTGTACCCCTTCTCTCTCAACTGTAACCCAGCCGCTCTATCAGCAGGCAAGAAAAGCGTTAGAACTCGCTACAGACCTGATAGATAAAAAAGAAGTAACTGATATTACACTTAACACCGATTGTATCATAAGAGAATCGTGTGGATGTAATTTAAGTTCAGTAGAATCGGTGTCTTCCAACAAAAAAAGAGGAATCAGTACTACTGCCTTTATAGTGGACACACAAAGTGGTGTGAATGATCAACAGATCGCTACTTTGTTTTCGTTGCTGTATAAAAAGAGTATCAGCGGTGAAGATATCACTGAAATTTCTTCAAACCTGGTAAAGCTGTTTTCTTTAAAGCTCAGCAGTGAGCTGCTTAGTGATAATGAATTAATGAATTGGCAGGATATGATAACCGATTCTCGCAGTATGATAGTACAGGCAATAACTGATGGAGGTTTAATCAGTCAGCTTGAAGATCTTTTTCATAAACTTAGAGTGGTGCTTATGGAATCGGTGATGAAATATCATTCTAAAAACATGAGTAGCAATCTAAGTGATATAAGAGGTCTCAGAAGTGTGCTCAATCTTTTGATTTCTGATGTTTATAACAGAGATGGAGCGCTAAAATCAATTGTTCCCAGAATAAAAAAGATGGGGATCTCAAGCTGTTACATTTACCTGTACGATAAACCACAAAAACAGAAACTGAACGCGGCGCTGAACCTCAAAAAGCCGGTAAGACTTATTATGGCATATGGTAATGAGGTTAATTTAAATCAGTGCAAAATGGGGAAAAATGTAAGCGCGCAGGATATATTGAACAGAAAAATGTTTCCGGAAAAAAGAAGGTATTCACTGGTGATTTCACCTCTCTATTACAGGGATGAAAGACAGGGTTTTATTGTTTGTGAGATGAACCTTCCTGATACCTGTGTATTTGAATCATTGGTAGTAGAGATCAGTTGCGCGCTAAAGCTTACAAATCTTATCAACTCTCGGCAGAAAATTGAGGAAAAGTTACGGTACGCTCTTGAGGAACTGGAGACCTACAATAAACAACTGGACAATATATCCCAAACAGACGAGCTTACCGGACTCCTTAACAGAAGAGGGTTTCTTAAGAACTCAAGAACCAATATGAGTGTCGCGAAAAGGATGCAGCAGGATGGTATACTTTTCTTTGCTGATCTGGATGGCTTAAAGCAGATAAACGATACCTATGGGCATGAAGAGGGAGATGAGGCGATCATCACAGTTGCCGATATACTGAGAAGAACTTTTCGCCAAAACGATGCCATCGCAAGGCTTGGTGGTGATGAATTTACGATTTTTACCATTAATACTTCAATGGACATGCTCAAAAAATTTGAAAGTCGGATCTACTCCTTTATAGACCAATATAACAGAAGATCAGAAAAACCCTATACCCTTTCTATCAGTATTGGTGCTGTTCCCTTTGATTATGATAAAGATATCGAAATAGAGGAACTTCTGGCACAGGCTGATAATAAACTGTATAAAAAGAAAAAGAGTAAGAAAGCTTCTTTTGCAATGAATCTTGAGTTGGTTGGCAATATCAAAGAATAAGGCCTTAAGGAGTCTTTATAATTATGGTATTGATCTCACCGATCTTGTGTGCCTACCTGTAAAAAAAACCTTTTTAGCCGACTGGTGTACCTGACGTGTGCCTAAGATATTTAGACTCACAGTTTTTATATTTTGCTCACTAATTTTACTGATTGATTGTGTACTGAATCTTTTTTTTACTCAAAGGTATACAGAGGCTACATTTTTGATTATATTTATTGATCACAAATATTAGGCTAAAAAACAAAGGCTCTATTTTTAATGAATAATACTGAAATTATAATAAAAATCGAAAATCTGTCTAAAAGGTTTGGAAAACTAAAAGTTCTTGATGGACTGAATCTGTCCGTTCAAAAAGGGACTATGCTTGCTCTTCTTGGTCCTAACGGTGCCGGCAAAACAACTACAATAAAGATTTTAAGTACACTTCTCGCACCCGACAGCGGCAAAGCAACTGTAAATGGTTATGATGTGGTTTGTAATCCTCAGGGGGTTAGAAAAAGTATCGGACTTACCGGGCAGTATGCAGCAGTTGATGAATATCTTTCCGGAAAAGAGAATCTTGAACTGATTGGCAGACTGTATCATCTGAGCAAAAGAGACGCAAAGCGTCGTTCAGCCGAGCTTCTTGAAAGATTTAACCTCATTGAAGCGGCACATCGTGCTGTTAGAACATATTCTGGTGGCATGCGCAGAAAACTTGATCTGGCTGCCAGCCTTATTGCTTCACCTCCCGTTATATTTTTAGATGAGCCTACAACCGGGCTCGATCCAAGAAGCAGGCTTGCAACCTGGGAAATTATAAGGGAGATGATGAAAGCAGATACCACAATACTGCTTACAACCCAACAGCTTGAGGAAGCCGATCATCTTGCGAATAAAATTGCTGTTATCCATGATGGTAATATCATTGCAGAGGGCACTTCAGATCAGTTAAAACTTCGGGTTGGACAGCAGCGTCTTGAGTTCATTGTTAAAAGTGAAAATGATCTGGATACGTTCAAAAAAACTTTTACCCGTGAAATAGTATCCTATGAATCCGAACGTATGGCTGTGAGTTTACAATCTGATGGCAGTATCTCATCTATTAAGAGTAATCTAAATCGTGTGGAGGATGCGGGGATAAGTATTGAAACGTTCTCTATCAGAAAACCTGCTCTTGATGATGTATTCTTATACTATACCGGCCATAAGGCAGAAAATTCTCAAACAGGGGATTAAGCAGGAATACATATGAATAAATCAGAAAATCAAAACAGATGCGTCGCGCAGGACCGCTCTGAGATCTTTTGGGCCATTAGTGATACATGGATACTTACCAAACG
The sequence above is a segment of the Chitinispirillales bacterium ANBcel5 genome. Coding sequences within it:
- a CDS encoding ATP-binding cassette domain-containing protein translates to MNNTEIIIKIENLSKRFGKLKVLDGLNLSVQKGTMLALLGPNGAGKTTTIKILSTLLAPDSGKATVNGYDVVCNPQGVRKSIGLTGQYAAVDEYLSGKENLELIGRLYHLSKRDAKRRSAELLERFNLIEAAHRAVRTYSGGMRRKLDLAASLIASPPVIFLDEPTTGLDPRSRLATWEIIREMMKADTTILLTTQQLEEADHLANKIAVIHDGNIIAEGTSDQLKLRVGQQRLEFIVKSENDLDTFKKTFTREIVSYESERMAVSLQSDGSISSIKSNLNRVEDAGISIETFSIRKPALDDVFLYYTGHKAENSQTGD
- a CDS encoding GGDEF domain-containing protein — encoded protein: MAQAGSGKKRKTVGLFISELENSYTQSICRGITEAAKKADVNVIFFPGKSPKAPYDYQYQHNVIYDLPNRANIDALIIASGTMINFLTDEEFKNFYTKYSPLPVVSISIPLENTPGVFIDNKVGMRKLLNHLIVDHNIKRIAYLKGPESNSEANGRFDVYKAILREHHIEYDKSLVYTGDFTKYSGVDAISELIDKRKVQFDAIAAGNDEMALSAIDELKRRGIDVPGDIAVVGFDDVESARFCTPSLSTVTQPLYQQARKALELATDLIDKKEVTDITLNTDCIIRESCGCNLSSVESVSSNKKRGISTTAFIVDTQSGVNDQQIATLFSLLYKKSISGEDITEISSNLVKLFSLKLSSELLSDNELMNWQDMITDSRSMIVQAITDGGLISQLEDLFHKLRVVLMESVMKYHSKNMSSNLSDIRGLRSVLNLLISDVYNRDGALKSIVPRIKKMGISSCYIYLYDKPQKQKLNAALNLKKPVRLIMAYGNEVNLNQCKMGKNVSAQDILNRKMFPEKRRYSLVISPLYYRDERQGFIVCEMNLPDTCVFESLVVEISCALKLTNLINSRQKIEEKLRYALEELETYNKQLDNISQTDELTGLLNRRGFLKNSRTNMSVAKRMQQDGILFFADLDGLKQINDTYGHEEGDEAIITVADILRRTFRQNDAIARLGGDEFTIFTINTSMDMLKKFESRIYSFIDQYNRRSEKPYTLSISIGAVPFDYDKDIEIEELLAQADNKLYKKKKSKKASFAMNLELVGNIKE